Below is a genomic region from Rhodococcus sp. WMMA185.
CGGTGATGTGTTCGGTGAACTCACCGAGCGCAGCAGCGTCCACGGTGCCCGCTGCGCCACCACCCGAGGATGGCAGCGAAACGCTGATCCCGCGCCGCGCGGCCACTGCGCCCACAGCGCCATCGATCGCGGCGTCCACTGCCGCGCCGTCTGCCAGACCGCCGGAGGCCAGACCGCCGAGCTCACCGCCGCGGATACTGGAACCATCGCGGGTTCCGAGCGCCACCTCGGCGGTGACATGATGCGCCCAGCCGTCGCCGAGTTCCCAGACCTTCTTCACACGATCCGCGATCGCTGCCGGGCGACGACCTGAAGGACCGAAGACCTTGCGGAGGTGGTCGGTGATCGAATCGGACAGCACCGGGCCGAAGGCCTTGTACGTGCGAGCCAAGGAATCGACAGTGCCGGCCAGCGAACGCATATCGGCATCGGCGGCACCGTCGATGGCACCGAGCGAGAGTTCGGAGCCAAGGTCGACGAGTAGCTGGTTACGGCGCGAGGACACGCCATCGCACAGCGCCTCGATCGTGTCGGCCGGACCGATCTGGTCGGGGCGAAGCTTGGTCCACAGGCTGATCAGCACAGCGGTGGCATCGGCAGCCGTGAACGCGATGTCGTCCGGCCGTGGCCCAGCGGACGGGGCCGCGGCCGGTGCGCTCGGGGCGGGCGCCGTGGCGGCGGGTGCTTCCGGCGCCGCGCCGGTGTCCGGCTCTTCGCTGACCTCGTCCTCCTCGGTCGGCGCCGGGTCGACGTCGGTGGAGTAGACGATGGACGCTTCACGCTCGATGTTGAGTACCTCGACCGGGTGGCCGAAGCGATCGGGCAGCTTCAGCGTCTGCGACGCCAAGTTCGCGACCGTCGGGACCGCACCCAGACCGATCTCGACGAACCGCTCGACCCCCAGCCCGCCGTCGGATTCGCCGGTGAAAAGCAGATCTTGCGTCTCGATCCAGCGCACCGGGCTGGCGAACTGCCACGCCAGCAGCTCAGTCAGCAGCACACGGGTGAGCTCCACCGGCTTGTTCGCCCAGGAGTCGAAGTCCCCCAGCACCTTCTCGAGGGGCTTCGAGGGAACCAGGTCGACGATCTCCTGCACGAACTCCTTCTTCAGGGAGAACGGCTTGGGAACAAGGTTCGGGATGTATCGCCCGATCAAAATGGCAGGGTCGATGTCCTGTGGAAGCAGTTCCTCGAGGCGACCACGGAAATCGTCGACACCCCTGCGCAGCACCATCGAGTGGAAGGGGACATCGATACCCGGGATCATGATGTACGCGCGCTTACCCCCGAAAGCCTCACGGCGGAGGTCGATTTCGCGCTCGAGCGCATCCAGCCCGGCGACCGTGCCCGCGACGACATACTGCGAACCGCGAAGGTTGAGATTCACCACCTGCAGGAACTCACCGGTCTGCTCGGCGATGCCGGTCACGAACGTCACGACGTCGTCGTCGCGCAGTCCGATCTGCGACGGACGGATCGCGGCCATCCTGTAGTCGGAACGCCCGGCCTCGTCGCGGGGGACGAGTGCGTGCATCGCCGATCCGCGTTGGAAGACGACCTCGAGCACAGCCTCGAGGGGCAGCACGCCGGCGACGGCAGCGAGGGCGTTGTACTCGCCGACCGAGTGGCCGGCCAGCAACGCGCCCTCGACGAACGCGCCCGACTCGCGCAACTCGGCCACCTGGGCCACACCGAGGGTCGCCATCGCCACCTGGGTGAACTGGGTCAGATGCAGGACGCCGTCCGGGTGCTTGTATTCGACACCGCGGGCCCTGACAACTGTCGGGTTGTCGCGGACGACCGCGAGGATCGAGAAACCGAGAGCACTGCGGGTGTGCTTGTCGGCGCGGTCCCAGATCTCGCGTGCGGCCTTCGACCGGGCACGGGCATCGAGGCCCATTCCGGCTTGCTGGATTCCCTGCCCGGGGAACGCGTAGGCGGTCCTCGGGGCGGCAGTGCGACCCGTCGCCACCATCACCAGGTCGCCGTCGATTCGGCAGCCGACCTCGACGATCTCGGCGCCGCGTTCGACTGCGACTCGGTCGACGCGAACGTCGATCTCGGCACCCGGCCGAACCATGCCCAAGAAGCGAGCGGTCCAGGCGGTGAGACGACGCGGCGGCATCCTGGTCTCGGTGCGGTCGACGGCGGTCACAACCTGCTGGGCAGCGGCGGACAGCCACATGCCGTGCACGATCGGGCTGCCGAGGCCTGCGAGCAACGCCGCGTTGTCAGCAGTGTGGATCGGGTTGTGGTCACCCGACACCTGGGCGAACGAGCCCATGTTGCGGGGAGCGACGATCGTGGTCTCGCGGCGACGGCGTCGCGGCGTGTCAGTGGCCTCGTCGCTGAGCGAGCCACCCGCGCGTGCCGGGTCGGCAAGTGCACCCTTGCCGGTACGCCCACGGATCGCGAAGCGTTCCGAGAGAGTGGCCACGGCAGGCGCCTCGAGGCCCTCGCCCAGCATGGCGCCGACGTCGACCTTGACCTCGACGACGCGACCCAGGTCGGTGTCGAGAACGGAGACGACCGCAGCCTTGACCACCAGAATGCTGGTCTCCGACGGCAGCTCCCCGACGAATTCGACGGTGTGGTCCAAGTGAACGAGGTCGAGCATTCCCTCGATGACCGACAACGAATCTTCGGTCTTCGCGCCACCGAGCACGGCGAAGACGGCGGGCCAGCAAGCACCGACGATCACGTCCGGGACGGCCCTACCACTGACGCTCAGCGTTGTGGGCAGACCCGAACCGGTGACACCGGCATGGTCGGCGACCAGATCGGGCATCCAGGCGACGTTGAGTCGCGCGACACCACCCTTGACAGTGGGTAACTCCTGACCTGCCGCAACCGCCAGGAGCGCCGTCATGGACTGCTCCGCGTCGACCTCGGTAACAACCGGGGCGCCACCGTCGGCGACAGATTCAGCCACCGTGATCCGGATGTTCACGGACTTTCCTGCCACCAGTGGAACGGTGAGAAGCACATGCTCGTCGTCGATGACGGAGAGTTCGGCACCTGTGGTCTCGTGGAACGCCTTGGTATCGGACTCGACCGACCACTTGTCGAGGTCACCGAGGCGGCGAACCGGGCTCTGGGTCAGGCGTGTAGCCCAGGTGATGTCAGGCGCGGAGAGAACCACGTCGATGAGGCCGGGCGCGACGTCCTGATGACGACGCCCGATCCGGGCGATCGGCGCTGCGCCTTCTGCGAGCAATTCGTCGTAAGTGGCCTTCTCGAAACGGTCGAGCAATTCACCGACAGGTTCGTCGACTCGCGTGATGCCCGCGACGGAAACGGTGCCCGGGATGACGCAGACCTGGTCCGCGGTGTAGCGGGGGTCGTGTGCCTGCCACAGGGAGTCGGAGCGCCACCAGCGACGGACGTCACCGTCCACGACAGGCACGAAGTTGACCGGCTTGCCTGGCGTCTTGCACAGCGACACGAAGAACGATACGTCCGCAGGATGTAGTGCGGTGGTAGCGAAATCGGGGTACTGGGCCGCCAGCGCGCAGATGGCGGCTTCGGGGCGCTCGAGGATCGCGGGGTCGGCGAACAGGGTGGGGATCGGCCCCCGGTCGACGGGGTGCAGACGCGACTCGGTGCGCTGAAGCATCTCTGAGAAGCGGTCGCGCCACGTGACATCGAGCCACGGGCTGACGGTGGCTTCGCCGATGGCGTCCTGAAGGTCTGTGCCGCAGTCGAATTCCTTCGCGGCATCGATCCCGACCGCCAGCTCGAGGTAGCGGCGGAGCCATTGCTCGTAGGTCATCGCCTCGACGTCACCGAAGTACGGCTTCGCCGTGATGTTCAGTGCCGCAATGATCTCGTCGCGGCGCTCGGCCACGGCGTCGGAATCGCCGGCGACCTCGTCGAGTAGTCGACCGGTGCGCGACGCGGCGTTGTCGATCTCGTGGATGTCGGCACCGAGCTGACTACGGCCCGAGGCCATGCCCCCCTCGGCGGTGCCCGCCGCTACCCAGTCCGGGGTTCCGGGAGTTTCGACGAGCAGTTTCTTTACCTCCGCAGAGGTGGTGGACTCCAGGGTGGCCATTGCGGCTGTGCCGACGAGGATGCCGTCGACGGGCATTGCCGGGAACCCGGCTTCGGCAGACCATCGGCCGGTCAGGTATTCGGCCGCCCGCTCGGGAGTGCCGATGCCGCCACCGACACAGATCACCAGGTTGGGCCTCGCACGCAACTCCGAGTAGGTATCCAGCAGCAGGTCGTCGAGGTCCTCCCACGAGTGGTGGCCGCCGGCCCTGCCGCCCTCGATGTGAACGATGACGGGGAACGACGGAACCTCGTTGGCGATGCGAATCACTGAACGGATCTGCGCGATTGTGCCCGGCTTGAAGACGATGTGGGTGATGCCGACCTCGGTGAGCTCCTCGATGAGCGCGACCGCCTCCTCGAGTTCCGGGATGCCGGCGCTGACGACGACGCCGTCGAACGGGGCGCCCGCAGCGCGCGCCCGCTGAACGAGACGCTTGCCTCCGATCTGCAGTTTCCACAGGTAGGGATCGAGGAACAACGAGTTGAACTGCACCGCACGACCGGGCTCGAGTAGCGTCTTCAGTTCCGCGACACGGTCTTCGAAGATTTGCTCGGTGACCTGTCCACCGCCGGCGAGCTCGGCCCAGTGGCCTGCGTTGGCGGCGGCGGCGACAATCTTGGCGTCGACGGTCGTCGGGGTCATGCCTGCCAGCAGGATCGGCGAACGACCGGTCAGCTTCGTGAACGCGGTCTCGACTCCGATGCGGCCGCCGGGAAGTGTCACCGGCTTCGGAAGGAACTCGGTCCACGCCGCCGGAACCTCGGGGGTCGCACCGGGGGTGAGAAGATTCCGCTGACCACCCCGAGTGGCGGCCGGGACGATCCCGACCCCCCGACCGCGAACGCTTGCCGAGGTCATTCGGGTGAGGATGTCCTCCGGACCCAGATCGAGGATCCACGCGGCACCGGCGTCGACGGCACCCTCCACGGCATCGACCCAGTCGACGGGGTCGACCAACGTACCGCTCGTGAGGGCGCGCGCCTTCTCCTCGTCCAGACCACAGCGCGCAGCCCACTGACCGACGATGTCGATCGTCTCGGCAAGAGCGGGGTGGTGGAAGCCGATCTCCACGCCGAGGGCCTCGAAGATCGGCGAGAAGACCGAGCCGCCACGCTTCTTGGCATCGCGCTCGCGTGCCTCGTCGGCCGCGATCTGCTCGCATCGTTGCTGCACGCGCGCCAGCTGGGCGGGCGGACCGGACAACACGACACGTCGCCGGGCGTTGCGGATGCTGAGGGCGGCGGCGCGCTCGGGATCGAGACCCTCCGCAAGTTCCCCGACGATCTGCCGAAGACGCTCCGGATCGACGTTGGAGACGGCAAGCATGGGGGTCGAGTCCGCTGCGGAGATCACACCTCGACGGCGCCCGACCAGCCCGGCTGCCGCACCGATCAGCTGCGTGAGCGCAAGGAGTTCACCGTCCTTCTCACCCGAGGAAGTCACCGCTTCGGCGGCGATGAGCCCCTGCGAGTGACCGATTACCGACACGGGAGGCGTAACCACGGGATCGAGACCCTGGGCCACCAGTGCACGCAATGCCGCGATCTGGGTGAGGAAGACGCCCGGGAGCGACACCGCCGCCGAGCTGAGCGCCGCATCGGAGGGGCCGCCGTCCTCTTTGTCTGCGAGTTCCTGCTCGAGGATCCACGCGATGGGATCGAATCCGGCCGGCCGCACGACGAGCAACTCCTGTGCCACGGGAGCCAGACAGGCGGCGGCATCGTTGACGATCTTGGTCAGAACGGGCTCGAGCCCGTTGTCACGGCTCAGTTCCTCGAGCGAGCTCAGCCAGGGCGCCCCCTGACCCCCGAAAGCCAACGCGTAGGGCTCACCCGCGCGCAGACGATCGACGAGGGTTCCCCGATACGACGACCGAACGTCGTCGCCTCTTCCTACGCCGACGTGCCGCGAACCCTTCACATTTCTCCCGTTTCCCGCGGGTGTCGTACCGTCAATCGTCACGCATGTGTCCTCTCCTGGTCCCCCTGGTCAGAGGTGGGAATGGCCGGGTCTGCCGCCCTCGGCGCGGAGCATCGGCTGTACCGGTTCTGATCAGCGCTCGAGGGCCGTTCAAGGTTGACACACAATTATGAGGATTTCCTCACGTTCATACCCCCTTACGGCCCCCGGGGTCGCGTAACGTGGGTACATCCGGTGATGTCACTCACAGGTTCCGTCAAAAGTGACTGCCGAGTAGCTCGCATCCACGCTGGACCCGGGTGGTGCATGGACGTCCAAGAACCTGAGGAATGTCTCATATTTATCGTTATCAATTCGTTATCATCTTGACGAGATATCGGGCTTATGCGTGCAGCCGGTTCGCCCACGATCTGCGACGAACTCCGGGGAGCCGGAAGCGCCTCGAAGCCAGACCGTGCACCTGAGGCTGACCCAGACCGTGCACCTGAAACTGACGTAGGTATGAACGCTCCCGTCGACCCGTGCGTGCGGGCGTCCTCCACCGATGACGTACTCTTAGCCTTCGCGCGCGAGTGGCGTAATTGGCAGCCGCGCCAGGTTTAGGTCCTGGTGTCCGAGAGGACGTGGGGGTTCGAGTCCCCCCTCGCGCACCACACGTGATCGCGAACCGTCGACCTGGCATCCGCCAAGGACACCCGGGCTACCATGTGACCATCGCCATACCGTCGACCCGCTCCTAGCAGCGCATTCGGCGATTCAGGTACCGTCACTACGTGTCCGGAACCCACAAGCAACGTCGTCCTGCGCTGATTCTGTTGGTGCTCGTCGGGGCTGTGGGGTGTCTCGCACTCGGCTGGTGGCAGTGGACTCGCTTCGAGGCGGTGGGGGGAACCGGTCAGAACCTCGGTTATGCCTTCCAGTGGCCGTTGTTTGCGGGGTTCCTCGTGTACTCGTATCGGCGGTTCGTCCAACTGGAAGACGCACGACTGCGGGACACCGAACTCGACAACGCTCAGCTCGAGGACGCTCAACCGGAGGACACAAACCCGGCGAACCGAGCCGATGCCCCGACTACACCTGCAACTTTGCACGAGATCCCGGCGGACCTCCTACCCTCTCGCCCCACGGTTGTCGAATACTCAGATCCCGACGACCCCGAGAACCAACAGATTTCGCAGTACAACCAGTATCTCGCCGAGCTGTCCGCTCGCGAGAACGATAGGAGTTCCACGTGAGCACGGGCCAAGACGAGAAGACCGCGAGTTCGGTCGCGGACAC
It encodes:
- a CDS encoding transcriptional regulator, with amino-acid sequence MSGTHKQRRPALILLVLVGAVGCLALGWWQWTRFEAVGGTGQNLGYAFQWPLFAGFLVYSYRRFVQLEDARLRDTELDNAQLEDAQPEDTNPANRADAPTTPATLHEIPADLLPSRPTVVEYSDPDDPENQQISQYNQYLAELSARENDRSST
- a CDS encoding type I polyketide synthase, coding for MTIDGTTPAGNGRNVKGSRHVGVGRGDDVRSSYRGTLVDRLRAGEPYALAFGGQGAPWLSSLEELSRDNGLEPVLTKIVNDAAACLAPVAQELLVVRPAGFDPIAWILEQELADKEDGGPSDAALSSAAVSLPGVFLTQIAALRALVAQGLDPVVTPPVSVIGHSQGLIAAEAVTSSGEKDGELLALTQLIGAAAGLVGRRRGVISAADSTPMLAVSNVDPERLRQIVGELAEGLDPERAAALSIRNARRRVVLSGPPAQLARVQQRCEQIAADEARERDAKKRGGSVFSPIFEALGVEIGFHHPALAETIDIVGQWAARCGLDEEKARALTSGTLVDPVDWVDAVEGAVDAGAAWILDLGPEDILTRMTSASVRGRGVGIVPAATRGGQRNLLTPGATPEVPAAWTEFLPKPVTLPGGRIGVETAFTKLTGRSPILLAGMTPTTVDAKIVAAAANAGHWAELAGGGQVTEQIFEDRVAELKTLLEPGRAVQFNSLFLDPYLWKLQIGGKRLVQRARAAGAPFDGVVVSAGIPELEEAVALIEELTEVGITHIVFKPGTIAQIRSVIRIANEVPSFPVIVHIEGGRAGGHHSWEDLDDLLLDTYSELRARPNLVICVGGGIGTPERAAEYLTGRWSAEAGFPAMPVDGILVGTAAMATLESTTSAEVKKLLVETPGTPDWVAAGTAEGGMASGRSQLGADIHEIDNAASRTGRLLDEVAGDSDAVAERRDEIIAALNITAKPYFGDVEAMTYEQWLRRYLELAVGIDAAKEFDCGTDLQDAIGEATVSPWLDVTWRDRFSEMLQRTESRLHPVDRGPIPTLFADPAILERPEAAICALAAQYPDFATTALHPADVSFFVSLCKTPGKPVNFVPVVDGDVRRWWRSDSLWQAHDPRYTADQVCVIPGTVSVAGITRVDEPVGELLDRFEKATYDELLAEGAAPIARIGRRHQDVAPGLIDVVLSAPDITWATRLTQSPVRRLGDLDKWSVESDTKAFHETTGAELSVIDDEHVLLTVPLVAGKSVNIRITVAESVADGGAPVVTEVDAEQSMTALLAVAAGQELPTVKGGVARLNVAWMPDLVADHAGVTGSGLPTTLSVSGRAVPDVIVGACWPAVFAVLGGAKTEDSLSVIEGMLDLVHLDHTVEFVGELPSETSILVVKAAVVSVLDTDLGRVVEVKVDVGAMLGEGLEAPAVATLSERFAIRGRTGKGALADPARAGGSLSDEATDTPRRRRRETTIVAPRNMGSFAQVSGDHNPIHTADNAALLAGLGSPIVHGMWLSAAAQQVVTAVDRTETRMPPRRLTAWTARFLGMVRPGAEIDVRVDRVAVERGAEIVEVGCRIDGDLVMVATGRTAAPRTAYAFPGQGIQQAGMGLDARARSKAAREIWDRADKHTRSALGFSILAVVRDNPTVVRARGVEYKHPDGVLHLTQFTQVAMATLGVAQVAELRESGAFVEGALLAGHSVGEYNALAAVAGVLPLEAVLEVVFQRGSAMHALVPRDEAGRSDYRMAAIRPSQIGLRDDDVVTFVTGIAEQTGEFLQVVNLNLRGSQYVVAGTVAGLDALEREIDLRREAFGGKRAYIMIPGIDVPFHSMVLRRGVDDFRGRLEELLPQDIDPAILIGRYIPNLVPKPFSLKKEFVQEIVDLVPSKPLEKVLGDFDSWANKPVELTRVLLTELLAWQFASPVRWIETQDLLFTGESDGGLGVERFVEIGLGAVPTVANLASQTLKLPDRFGHPVEVLNIEREASIVYSTDVDPAPTEEDEVSEEPDTGAAPEAPAATAPAPSAPAAAPSAGPRPDDIAFTAADATAVLISLWTKLRPDQIGPADTIEALCDGVSSRRNQLLVDLGSELSLGAIDGAADADMRSLAGTVDSLARTYKAFGPVLSDSITDHLRKVFGPSGRRPAAIADRVKKVWELGDGWAHHVTAEVALGTRDGSSIRGGELGGLASGGLADGAAVDAAIDGAVGAVAARRGISVSLPSSGGGAAGTVDAAALGEFTEHITGRDGVLASAARLVLEQLGLADDTATQLQPTDTELIDLVSAELGSDWPRLVAPAFDGARAVLLDDRWASTREDLARMWIRSSEGDAAAAGSAPVSAESFAGAGKSVATHAKWWQSRAAEEGRAALAEEYGRIAEVAVADVGETSEWADEIAVITGASKGSIAAAVAGKLLAGGATVFVTTSRLDDERLRFYRDLYRTNARGGAALWVVPANMASYTDIDSLIEWIGEAQYETAGGSKKLVKEVVTPTLLFPFAAPRVAGDLADAGARAEMEMRVLLWSVERLIGGLGKIGYDRDVDTHLHVVLPGSPNRGLFGGDGAYGEAKAALDAIVARWKAERNWADRVTLVHALIGWVRGTGLMGGNDPLVEAVESAGVRTWSTKEMATELLRWCKPETRRLAATEPVGADLTGGLAEVKLDLPALAKQAQESAEAADAATGDAAERDTIAALPAPPRITEPVTTQWPSVTAAPEDLVVIVGAGELGPFGSARTRFEMEVDEELSAAGVLELAWNTGLVVWETTPSPGWYDAESGELVPEAEIADRYHDTVVERCGIRRYEDDGAMVENTAPLLTSVFLDKDLTFVVGSEAEAMSFTSADPENTVATQVPDSGDWQVTRRAGTEIRVPRRMKLTRSVGGQVPTGFDVTKWGIPADMADSVDRVGLWNIVATVDAFLTGGFTPSELLRWVHPSLVANTQGTGMGGMTSMRSLYIDTLLGESRPNDILQEALPNVIAAHVVQSYVGGYGAMVHPVAACATAAVSVEEGVDKIKLGKAQFAVAGGFDDLDIEGIVGFGDMSATAKTDDMRAKGIDDRRFSRANDRRRGGFVESQGGGTILLARGDLALEMGLPVLGVVAYAGSFADGVHTSIPAPGIGALGAGRGGVDSRLAQSLGSLGVSADDISVISKHDTSTAANDPNEAELHERLAGALGRSDGAPLFVVSQKSLTGHAKGGAAAFQLIGLCQVLSQGIVPPNRSLDCVDEKMSEFDHLVWAQEPLRFGEQFPLRAGLLTSLGFGHVSGMIAVVHAQAFVESIPADRREAYLDQARRRTVEGQRRLARAMCGGAGLYERPADRRFGGDGVPAAAARQLEADVLLTEAARLGADGVYGSGLPGCK